A stretch of the Duncaniella dubosii genome encodes the following:
- a CDS encoding helix-turn-helix domain-containing protein encodes MSSTIEITKSCEWCGCTFIARKCTTRYCSKRCAEHAYKNAKRKEHVAQEQSKANSPKTIESSPFLSPGQCAHLLGVSRRSIYNYLATNSIPCFQFKGKTLISRNSLNSLFDGSHLYQLRPAKEKQTITEFYTTKEVLEKFGISNSWLFKAAKENNFPKLTQRGKTLWSKSHIDRFFAKSTPKEEITEWYTAAEIQERYGMSLSAIYNLVSKERIPKMKIGCEARYSKWHFDKAKGVAVNEPEYYTIPEAIEKYNMTRDQIYHYVKTYGISKIKVGRIVKISKRELDNLFAPPKI; translated from the coding sequence ATGAGTAGCACTATTGAAATCACAAAGAGTTGCGAGTGGTGTGGCTGCACCTTCATTGCTCGCAAGTGTACAACGCGGTATTGTTCCAAGCGTTGTGCCGAACACGCCTATAAAAACGCAAAGCGAAAGGAACATGTAGCGCAAGAACAGTCAAAGGCTAACAGTCCAAAGACAATCGAGAGCAGCCCCTTTCTTTCTCCGGGACAATGCGCTCATCTTTTAGGAGTGAGCAGAAGAAGCATCTACAATTATCTTGCCACTAATTCTATCCCTTGTTTCCAGTTCAAGGGAAAAACTCTTATCAGCAGAAATAGCCTTAATTCTCTTTTCGATGGTTCACATCTCTATCAGTTACGTCCGGCAAAGGAGAAGCAGACTATCACTGAGTTCTACACCACCAAAGAGGTGCTGGAAAAATTCGGCATCAGTAATTCGTGGCTATTCAAGGCGGCGAAAGAAAACAATTTCCCAAAGCTAACCCAACGAGGAAAAACGCTCTGGAGCAAGTCGCATATAGATCGGTTCTTTGCCAAATCTACCCCGAAAGAAGAAATTACCGAATGGTACACCGCTGCGGAGATACAGGAGCGTTATGGTATGTCGCTCTCGGCAATCTATAATCTTGTCTCAAAGGAGAGAATTCCGAAAATGAAAATAGGTTGTGAAGCCCGCTACTCAAAATGGCATTTCGACAAGGCAAAAGGTGTTGCAGTCAATGAGCCAGAATACTATACGATTCCGGAGGCAATTGAAAAGTACAACATGACACGCGACCAGATTTATCATTATGTCAAGACCTACGGCATAAGCAAGATTAAGGTCGGAAGAATCGTCAAAATATCCAAGCGAGAGCTTGATAATCTGTTTGCTCCACCCAAGATATGA